Proteins co-encoded in one Acidobacteriota bacterium genomic window:
- a CDS encoding gluconate 2-dehydrogenase subunit 3 family protein — protein sequence MGTGANGAGIVTTTGGTGITRREVLRQLALAVTAAGAGMFNVEAARVVHALAGEARAQAGGYSPAALSAHQFRTVTRLAELIVPADAGGGSAVEAGAPEFIDLLCSQNPDLMGIYADGLEWLDTATRHAQGRTFVDASAAQQTAMLDALVAAERGEPSSADLRDGLGFFNWVRGMTVDAYYTSPIGIADVGFAGNRVLAAYETPREATEFVARRADELGL from the coding sequence ATGGGGACCGGGGCAAACGGAGCCGGCATCGTGACGACGACCGGCGGGACGGGGATCACGCGGCGCGAGGTGCTGCGGCAGTTGGCGCTGGCGGTCACCGCCGCGGGCGCGGGGATGTTCAACGTCGAGGCGGCGCGGGTGGTCCACGCCCTGGCCGGCGAGGCCCGGGCCCAGGCGGGCGGCTACTCGCCGGCGGCGCTGAGCGCGCACCAGTTCCGAACCGTCACCCGGCTCGCCGAGCTGATCGTGCCGGCCGACGCGGGCGGGGGGAGCGCCGTCGAGGCGGGCGCGCCCGAGTTCATCGACCTGCTCTGCAGCCAGAATCCGGACCTGATGGGCATCTACGCCGACGGGCTGGAATGGCTCGACACGGCCACCCGGCACGCCCAGGGCCGGACGTTCGTCGACGCCAGCGCCGCGCAGCAGACGGCAATGCTCGACGCACTGGTCGCCGCCGAGCGCGGCGAGCCGTCGTCTGCGGATCTGCGGGACGGCCTGGGCTTCTTCAACTGGGTCCGCGGGATGACGGTGGACGCCTACTACACCAGCCCGATCGGCATCGCCGACGTCGGCTTCGCGGGCAACCGCGTGCTCGCCGCGTACGAGACCCCGCGCGAGGCGACCGAGTTCGTCGCCCGCCGCGCGGACGAGCTGGGCCTCTGA
- a CDS encoding Hsp20/alpha crystallin family protein — protein MLSMTRWNPFEELTGLHREMDRVFGRYVGDERAGAPATAWIPATEVDSGDDGWKIRVALPGIAPKDVHIDLHGNRLTISGERTRTETKRPGHTSEFHYGRFERTFTLPANVDAEKVVASYDNGMLVLSLPLAEAARPRRIAIGAGDSGAGVEHAA, from the coding sequence ATGTTGAGCATGACGCGTTGGAACCCGTTCGAGGAGCTGACCGGCCTGCACCGGGAGATGGATCGGGTGTTCGGGCGCTACGTCGGCGACGAGCGCGCGGGAGCGCCGGCGACGGCCTGGATCCCGGCCACGGAGGTCGACTCGGGCGACGACGGCTGGAAGATCCGGGTGGCGCTGCCGGGAATCGCGCCGAAGGACGTGCACATCGACCTGCACGGCAACCGCCTGACGATCTCCGGCGAGCGCACGCGCACCGAGACGAAGCGCCCGGGGCACACGTCGGAGTTTCACTACGGCCGCTTCGAGCGGACGTTCACGCTGCCGGCGAACGTCGACGCGGAGAAGGTCGTGGCGAGCTACGACAACGGGATGCTGGTGCTGAGCCTGCCGCTGGCCGAGGCGGCCAGGCCGCGGCGCATCGCCATCGGCGCGGGCGACTCCGGCGCCGGCGTCGAGCACGCCGCCTAG
- a CDS encoding GMC family oxidoreductase, translated as MPSVQPRTEVHDVVVIGSGAGGATAAHVLTGLGIRVTLLEAGPMLDPLTEFKQRRWPYDYDHRGAEEGGRRYFGGGKPFGFFATTSGGWELDGEPYTVADGTNDFWWFRSRIVGGRTNHYGRISLRFSDYDFNPRDRDGLGWNWPITYEDLAPWYDRAEAFIGVVGSREGIRSAPDGVFHDPPPPKAHELLIQRASGRMGIPCIPNRRAVITHAINGRPACHYCGQCGRGCLTGSNYSASQTQIFPALETGRLEVIDLAMARAITTGADGRVDGVVYVDKRTGQERRVRCRTLVLAASACESARLLLNSKTAGHPDGVGNSSGVVGRYLMDTVGYDIGGTVPALEGLPRYNSDGAGGAHLYMPWWGWERQQALGFPRGYHIEIGGGYGMPGIGAFGGAARRGGYGAAIKEQVRRDYGTRVSFAGRGEMIPNEASFCEIDPDVVDRYGIPVLRFHFQWSDHERRQARHMRETFTELITLMGGEPQPPGARDAAGISIGGSIIHEVGTARMGNDPRTSALNGFCQSHDAPNLFVCDAASFVSNPDKNPTLTINALAWRASEYLAEALRSGDL; from the coding sequence ATGCCATCGGTTCAGCCCCGCACGGAGGTGCACGACGTCGTCGTCATCGGGTCGGGCGCGGGCGGGGCGACCGCCGCGCACGTGCTCACCGGCCTCGGTATCCGCGTCACGCTGCTCGAAGCGGGGCCGATGCTGGATCCGCTCACCGAGTTCAAGCAGCGCCGCTGGCCGTACGACTACGACCACCGGGGCGCGGAGGAGGGAGGCCGGCGCTACTTCGGCGGCGGCAAGCCGTTCGGGTTCTTCGCGACGACCAGCGGCGGCTGGGAGCTCGACGGCGAGCCGTACACCGTGGCCGACGGCACCAACGACTTCTGGTGGTTCCGATCGCGTATCGTCGGCGGACGGACCAACCACTACGGCCGCATCTCGCTGCGGTTCTCCGACTACGACTTCAACCCCCGCGATCGCGACGGCCTCGGCTGGAACTGGCCGATCACCTACGAGGACCTCGCGCCCTGGTACGACCGGGCGGAGGCGTTCATCGGCGTCGTCGGCAGCCGCGAGGGGATCCGGAGCGCGCCCGACGGCGTCTTCCACGATCCCCCGCCGCCCAAGGCGCACGAGCTGCTCATTCAGCGCGCCAGCGGAAGGATGGGCATCCCCTGCATTCCCAACCGGCGGGCGGTCATCACCCACGCCATCAACGGCCGGCCCGCCTGCCACTACTGCGGGCAGTGCGGCCGCGGCTGCCTGACCGGGTCGAACTACTCGGCGAGCCAGACGCAGATCTTCCCGGCGCTCGAGACCGGGCGGCTCGAGGTGATCGACCTGGCCATGGCGCGGGCGATCACCACCGGGGCGGACGGCCGGGTCGACGGGGTCGTCTACGTCGACAAGCGGACGGGACAGGAACGGCGGGTGCGCTGCCGCACGCTGGTCCTGGCCGCGAGCGCCTGCGAGTCGGCGCGCCTGCTGCTGAACTCGAAGACCGCCGGGCATCCCGACGGCGTCGGCAACTCGTCCGGCGTGGTGGGCCGCTACCTGATGGACACGGTGGGGTACGACATCGGGGGGACGGTGCCCGCGCTCGAAGGGCTGCCGCGCTACAACAGCGACGGGGCCGGCGGCGCACATCTGTACATGCCGTGGTGGGGCTGGGAGCGCCAGCAGGCGCTCGGCTTTCCACGCGGCTACCACATCGAGATCGGCGGCGGCTACGGCATGCCCGGCATCGGCGCCTTCGGCGGCGCGGCGCGGCGCGGCGGCTACGGCGCCGCGATCAAGGAGCAGGTGCGGCGCGACTACGGCACGCGGGTCTCTTTTGCCGGCCGCGGCGAGATGATCCCGAACGAGGCGAGCTTCTGCGAGATCGACCCCGACGTGGTCGACCGCTACGGCATCCCGGTCCTGCGCTTCCACTTCCAGTGGAGCGACCACGAGCGGCGGCAGGCGCGGCACATGCGCGAGACGTTCACCGAGCTCATCACCCTGATGGGCGGCGAGCCGCAGCCGCCGGGCGCCCGCGACGCCGCCGGGATCTCCATCGGCGGCAGCATCATCCACGAGGTCGGCACGGCCCGCATGGGAAACGACCCGCGGACGTCGGCGCTGAACGGGTTCTGCCAGTCGCACGATGCGCCGAACCTGTTCGTGTGCGACGCGGCGAGCTTCGTCAGCAACCCCGACAAGAACCCGACGCTGACCATCAACGCGCTCGCCTGGCGCGCGTCCGAGTACCTCGCCGAGGCGTTGCGCAGCGGCGACCTCTGA
- a CDS encoding RNA-binding protein, translating to MGQRLYVGNIPFAAGEDDLRDLFSRFGTIESVYIVTDRATGRPRGFAFVEMVNDEDAQKAISELDQTEFQGRRLAVNEARPRAPRPDGPPDDGFRGRRREPRW from the coding sequence ATGGGTCAGAGGTTGTACGTTGGGAACATTCCGTTTGCCGCGGGAGAGGACGATCTTCGCGATCTGTTCTCGCGGTTCGGAACCATCGAGTCGGTATATATCGTGACGGATCGGGCGACGGGACGCCCGCGCGGCTTTGCCTTCGTCGAGATGGTGAACGACGAGGACGCACAGAAGGCGATCAGCGAGTTGGACCAGACCGAGTTCCAGGGACGCCGACTCGCCGTCAACGAGGCCCGGCCGCGCGCGCCGCGGCCGGACGGACCGCCCGACGACGGCTTCCGCGGCCGGCGCCGCGAACCCCGCTGGTAG